One stretch of Castor canadensis chromosome 14, mCasCan1.hap1v2, whole genome shotgun sequence DNA includes these proteins:
- the Alkbh7 gene encoding alpha-ketoglutarate-dependent dioxygenase alkB homolog 7, mitochondrial isoform X1, producing MAMTRSGRLALRTLQGSGWVRGSGPAVLSRLQDEAVVRPGFLSKAEEETLSRELEPELRRRRYEYDHWDAAIHGFRETEKSRWSEASRAILQRVQVAAFGPGQTLLSPVHVLDLEPQGYIKPHVDSVKFCGATIAGLSLLSPSVMRLVHTQEPGQWLELLLEPGSLYILRDSARYDFSHEILRDEESFFGERRIPRGRRISVICRSLPEEMGPGWPAPAC from the exons ATGGCTATGACCCGGAGTGGGAGACTGGCACTGCGGACGCTGCAGGGGTCTGGCTGGGTGCGGGGCTCGGGCCCAGCGGTGCTGAGCCGCCTGCAGGATGAGGCCGTGGTGCGGCCTGGTTTCCTGAGCAAGGCCGAGGAGGAGACGCTGAGCCGTGAACTGGAACCTGAGCTGCGCCGCCGCCGCTACGAATACGATCACTGGGATGCG GCCATCCACGGCTTTCGGGAAACAGAGAAGTCCCGCTGGTCTGAAGCAAGCCGGGCCATTCTGCAGCGCGTACAGGTAGCTGCCTTTGGACCTGGCCAGACCCTGCTGTCCCCAGTGCACGTGCTGGACCTGGAACCTCAGGGCTACATCAAGCCTCACGTAGATAGTGTCAAG TTCTGCGGAGCCACCATTGCTGGCCTGTCCCTGCTGTCCCCCAGCGTCATGCGGCTGGTTCATACCCAGGAGCCAGGACAGTGGCTGGAACTGTTGCTGGAGCCAGGCTCCCTCTACATTCTAAG GGACTCAGCCCGTTATGACTTCTCCCATGAGATCCTTCGAGATGAAGAGTCCTTTTTTGGGGAGCGGCGGATTCCCCGGGGCCGGCGCATCTCTGTGATCTGCCGCTCCCTTCCTGAGGAAATGGGGCCAGGGTGGCCAGCACCAGCCTGCTGA
- the Alkbh7 gene encoding alpha-ketoglutarate-dependent dioxygenase alkB homolog 7, mitochondrial isoform X2 — MAMTRSGRLALRTLQGSGWVRGSGPAVLSRLQDEAVVRPGFLSKAEEETLSRELEPELRRRRYEYDHWDAAIHGFRETEKSRWSEASRAILQRVQFCGATIAGLSLLSPSVMRLVHTQEPGQWLELLLEPGSLYILRDSARYDFSHEILRDEESFFGERRIPRGRRISVICRSLPEEMGPGWPAPAC; from the exons ATGGCTATGACCCGGAGTGGGAGACTGGCACTGCGGACGCTGCAGGGGTCTGGCTGGGTGCGGGGCTCGGGCCCAGCGGTGCTGAGCCGCCTGCAGGATGAGGCCGTGGTGCGGCCTGGTTTCCTGAGCAAGGCCGAGGAGGAGACGCTGAGCCGTGAACTGGAACCTGAGCTGCGCCGCCGCCGCTACGAATACGATCACTGGGATGCG GCCATCCACGGCTTTCGGGAAACAGAGAAGTCCCGCTGGTCTGAAGCAAGCCGGGCCATTCTGCAGCGCGTACAG TTCTGCGGAGCCACCATTGCTGGCCTGTCCCTGCTGTCCCCCAGCGTCATGCGGCTGGTTCATACCCAGGAGCCAGGACAGTGGCTGGAACTGTTGCTGGAGCCAGGCTCCCTCTACATTCTAAG GGACTCAGCCCGTTATGACTTCTCCCATGAGATCCTTCGAGATGAAGAGTCCTTTTTTGGGGAGCGGCGGATTCCCCGGGGCCGGCGCATCTCTGTGATCTGCCGCTCCCTTCCTGAGGAAATGGGGCCAGGGTGGCCAGCACCAGCCTGCTGA
- the Pspn gene encoding persephin: MGLPRPQDLSLTMATGRVLLISLLVLSLQLGLSWDSDAHQKAPVATGEFWSKQTAEAGGTWRLPLGAHSLHARLRRALAGSCQLWSLTLPVAELGLGYTSEEKVIFRYCAGSCPRGARTQHGLTLALLRGQGRAHGGPCCRPTRYADVVFLDDRHHWQQLPQLSAAACGCG; encoded by the exons ATGGGGCTCCCGCGGCCCCAGGACCTGTCTCTCACAATGGCCACAGGGAGGGTCCTGCTCATCTCTCTGCTGGTCCTGTCACTGCAGTTGGGCCTCAGCTGGGACTCTGATGCTCACCAGAAAGCTCCAGTGGCAACAGGAGAGTTCTGGTCTAAGCAGACAGCAGAAGCCGGAGGGACCTGGAGGCTACCACTGG GTGCCCACAGTCTCCATGCCCGCCTGCGCCGAGCCCTGGCCGGTTCATGCCAGCTATGGAGTCTGACCCTGCCTGTGGCTGAGCTGGGCTTGGGCTACACCTCAGAGGAGAAGGTCATCTTCCGTTACTGCGCTGGCAGCTGCCCCAGAGGTGCACGTACCCAGCATGGCCTGACGCTAGCCCTGCTGCGGGGTCAGGGCAGAGCCCATGGTGGGCCCTGCTGCCGGCCCACCCGCTATGCCGATGTGGTCTTCCTCGATGACCGCCACCACTGGCAGCAGCTGCCCCAGCTCTCAGCGGCTGCCTGTGGCTGTGGCTAG